A section of the Shimia isoporae genome encodes:
- a CDS encoding FliI/YscN family ATPase has product MSDQGLKCLGAELERVQKIKDIGRIAAVEGNLLRVKGLGAISRIGDLQEVHLHDGKTISGEVIQLHGSEVTMMPDIAPDGVAIGDRVVQRDQIGIAPSDSWVGRIIDPYGRPLDGKPLMRGPEMRNLKNPPPPPAERRGLGTRLETGMAIFNTLLPLVKGQRIGLFAGSGVGKSTLMGQFAKHMDADIAVIALVGERGRELREFVEHVLGPEGLARSIVVAATSDQSPLVRRRCAMAAMSVAEHFRDKGKHVVYMADSITRFAEAHREVAVASGEMPALRGFPPSTSHMIMSLCERAGPGRGGQGDITGIFSVLVAGSDMEEPIADILRGVLDGHVVLDRKIAERGRFPAVDLLRSVSRSLPAAASAQENASITEVRRLLGAYEQSATMIRAGLYNEGTDPILDVAIKAWPEIDNFMSGMDSPSIQDAFNRLMLLLRRSGAKVN; this is encoded by the coding sequence ATGAGCGATCAAGGCTTGAAATGCCTCGGCGCTGAGCTTGAAAGAGTTCAGAAAATCAAAGACATAGGCCGCATTGCCGCGGTCGAGGGCAACCTTTTACGCGTTAAGGGACTTGGTGCGATCTCCCGAATCGGGGATTTGCAGGAAGTGCACCTTCACGACGGCAAAACCATCTCTGGTGAGGTGATTCAGCTGCACGGCAGCGAAGTCACCATGATGCCGGACATCGCACCGGACGGAGTGGCGATTGGTGACCGTGTTGTACAACGCGATCAGATTGGCATTGCACCATCTGATTCCTGGGTTGGCCGGATCATCGACCCGTACGGGCGGCCGCTAGACGGTAAGCCCCTGATGCGCGGTCCGGAAATGCGGAACCTGAAAAACCCGCCGCCTCCGCCTGCCGAACGGCGCGGGCTGGGCACACGCCTGGAAACCGGCATGGCGATTTTCAACACCCTGCTGCCTCTGGTCAAAGGCCAGCGTATCGGCCTCTTCGCAGGATCGGGCGTGGGTAAATCGACATTGATGGGGCAATTCGCCAAGCACATGGACGCCGACATCGCCGTGATTGCGCTAGTGGGCGAGCGTGGCCGCGAACTGCGCGAATTTGTCGAACATGTGCTCGGCCCGGAAGGACTCGCACGGTCGATCGTTGTCGCAGCAACGTCCGACCAGTCGCCATTGGTGCGCCGTCGCTGTGCCATGGCAGCCATGAGCGTCGCGGAACATTTCCGCGACAAGGGCAAACACGTTGTCTATATGGCCGACTCGATCACCCGTTTTGCCGAAGCGCACCGCGAGGTCGCGGTCGCAAGTGGCGAGATGCCGGCACTGCGAGGGTTCCCGCCTTCGACATCGCACATGATTATGTCTTTGTGCGAACGCGCCGGCCCCGGCCGCGGCGGTCAAGGTGACATCACCGGTATCTTCAGTGTTCTTGTCGCGGGATCCGATATGGAGGAGCCCATCGCGGATATTCTCCGAGGCGTACTTGACGGTCACGTCGTACTTGACCGGAAAATTGCCGAACGCGGGCGTTTCCCAGCGGTCGATTTGCTGCGGTCCGTTTCCCGCAGTTTGCCCGCGGCCGCCTCCGCACAGGAAAATGCCTCGATCACCGAAGTCCGGCGGTTGCTTGGCGCCTATGAACAATCCGCAACAATGATCCGTGCCGGTCTGTACAACGAAGGCACTGATCCGATTCTGGATGTGGCCATCAAGGCTTGGCCGGAAATAGACAATTTTATGAGCGGCATGGACAGCCCGTCCATTCAGGATGCTTTCAACCGTTTGATGCTTCTGTTGCGACGTTCGGGCGCCAAGGTGAACTAA
- a CDS encoding DUF1217 domain-containing protein, with amino-acid sequence MYQPMVVGTGLTAWTLLKQTMDTQTAAFEKSPEIVSDVEYFAENIGNVETAEDLVSDYRLMKVALGAFSLDDDIHNKFFVQNILEQGVEADDALANRMADNRYVEITEAFGFGDLEVPNTKDPEFANQIIDAFNERQFEAAVGNMDQSLRLALNAERELAKIANDDVSENTMWYSILGSEPLRSVFETALGLPDSFGSLDIDRQVDELRKRTESFMGDSEIAQFSDPAAIEKLNQRYLLMAQIDTFQVQSSGQIALQLLQF; translated from the coding sequence ATGTATCAGCCGATGGTCGTTGGCACTGGTCTCACAGCGTGGACATTGCTCAAACAGACAATGGACACGCAGACCGCTGCGTTCGAAAAATCCCCTGAAATTGTCAGCGACGTCGAGTACTTCGCCGAGAACATCGGGAATGTCGAAACTGCCGAAGATCTCGTCAGCGACTACCGGTTGATGAAAGTTGCGCTGGGCGCCTTTAGCCTGGATGACGACATCCACAACAAGTTCTTCGTCCAGAACATCCTTGAACAGGGTGTCGAAGCGGACGACGCGCTGGCCAACCGGATGGCCGATAATCGCTACGTCGAGATCACGGAAGCCTTTGGCTTTGGTGACCTTGAGGTGCCGAATACAAAGGATCCGGAATTCGCCAACCAGATCATCGATGCCTTTAACGAACGACAGTTCGAGGCGGCGGTTGGCAACATGGATCAAAGCCTCCGTCTGGCGTTGAACGCCGAGCGCGAGCTGGCGAAGATCGCCAATGACGACGTCAGCGAAAACACCATGTGGTATTCGATCCTCGGCTCCGAGCCGCTGCGATCTGTTTTCGAGACCGCCCTTGGACTGCCCGACTCCTTTGGTTCGCTGGACATCGACCGTCAGGTTGATGAACTGCGCAAACGTACCGAAAGTTTCATGGGTGACAGCGAGATCGCCCAGTTTTCCGATCCGGCCGCGATCGAAAAGCTCAACCAGCGATATCTGCTGATGGCCCAGATCGACACCTTCCAGGTACAAAGCTCCGGTCAGATCGCCTTGCAATTGTTGCAGTTCTGA
- the flbT gene encoding flagellar biosynthesis repressor FlbT has product MSGLVLKLSPKERVLVNGAVIENGDRRSRLSIMTPNAHILRLRDAIHPEQANTPVRRACYALQLVLSGDSEPEEVERMLLRHIEDLSQVFTDPDSRKQLALATESVIAGRHYQGLKALRVLLPREERLLAVAK; this is encoded by the coding sequence ATGAGTGGTCTTGTACTGAAACTGAGCCCCAAAGAGCGGGTTCTCGTAAATGGTGCCGTTATCGAGAACGGTGACCGCCGCAGCCGGCTGTCCATCATGACGCCGAACGCGCACATTTTGCGCCTGCGTGATGCCATTCACCCCGAACAGGCAAATACGCCCGTGCGTCGCGCCTGTTATGCCCTGCAGCTGGTGCTGTCGGGCGATTCCGAACCGGAAGAAGTCGAGCGTATGCTGCTGCGCCACATCGAGGATCTGAGCCAAGTGTTCACGGACCCCGACAGCCGCAAACAGCTGGCACTGGCGACTGAAAGCGTTATCGCCGGACGCCACTACCAAGGTCTGAAAGCCTTGCGGGTTCTTCTGCCCAGAGAGGAGCGCCTTCTGGCGGTTGCCAAGTAA
- the flaF gene encoding flagellar biosynthesis regulator FlaF encodes MNAAIDAKNAYRAAQTTTRSFKETEYELLGQMTRRMIATSKLGKSAFGELANALHDNRRLWSTFNVDLANENNPMPKDLKDRLIYLSEFTRQHTSKVLSGKANVAPLVEINTAVMRGLRGGASK; translated from the coding sequence GTGAACGCTGCCATTGACGCAAAGAATGCCTATCGCGCTGCTCAAACGACAACGCGGTCATTCAAAGAAACCGAATATGAGCTGTTGGGCCAGATGACCCGACGCATGATCGCCACCAGCAAACTCGGCAAATCTGCATTTGGCGAACTCGCCAATGCTTTGCACGACAACCGCCGGCTATGGTCCACTTTCAACGTTGACCTGGCGAACGAAAACAACCCCATGCCAAAGGATCTGAAGGACCGGCTGATTTATCTGTCCGAGTTCACCCGCCAGCACACTTCCAAGGTGCTTTCCGGTAAGGCGAACGTCGCCCCCTTGGTTGAAATTAACACCGCCGTAATGCGCGGTCTGAGAGGCGGAGCATCCAAGTAA
- a CDS encoding flagellin yields the protein MSSILTNNGAMVALQTLKSINSDLEGVQSQIATGKDVNKASDNAAIWAVSKVMESDQSSFKQIGDQLSLGEATVAVASDASEQVVSLLTEMKDLAIQASGDNVDHAKIEADIAAKEEQIASIVGGAQFNGVNLLATDTDGNGGTGISVISSIDRVGSNAPTVSTITVDGVDFENDIVGGTRTGITDSATAQTAITDIEALLQTAVNGAAALGSSQSRLSDQGEFVSKLADSMSSGIGALVDADMEEASAKLQALQVQQQLGAQALSIANQAPQQLLSLFR from the coding sequence ATGTCCAGCATTCTGACCAACAACGGCGCAATGGTTGCGCTGCAGACCCTGAAATCCATCAACAGCGACCTGGAAGGTGTTCAGTCGCAGATCGCGACCGGTAAGGACGTGAACAAAGCAAGCGACAACGCCGCCATCTGGGCCGTGTCCAAGGTCATGGAATCCGACCAATCTTCGTTCAAACAGATCGGCGACCAGCTGTCTCTCGGTGAAGCAACTGTTGCTGTTGCATCCGACGCTTCCGAGCAGGTTGTTTCCCTTCTGACCGAAATGAAGGATCTGGCGATCCAGGCGTCCGGTGACAACGTTGACCACGCAAAAATCGAAGCAGACATCGCAGCCAAAGAGGAGCAGATTGCTTCTATCGTAGGTGGCGCCCAGTTCAACGGCGTGAACCTGCTGGCAACCGATACGGACGGTAACGGTGGTACCGGTATCTCCGTAATCTCTTCGATCGACCGCGTCGGCTCCAACGCACCGACCGTTTCGACCATCACTGTTGACGGTGTTGACTTTGAAAACGACATCGTTGGCGGTACTCGTACCGGCATCACGGACTCTGCAACTGCACAGACCGCGATCACCGACATCGAAGCTCTCCTGCAGACTGCCGTTAACGGCGCAGCTGCTCTCGGTTCGTCTCAGTCCCGTCTGAGCGACCAGGGTGAGTTCGTGAGCAAACTTGCTGACTCGATGTCTTCCGGTATTGGTGCACTTGTTGATGCCGATATGGAAGAAGCTTCTGCTAAATTGCAGGCGCTTCAGGTTCAGCAGCAGCTCGGCGCACAGGCACTGTCGATTGCCAACCAGGCACCTCAGCAGTTGCTGTCGCTCTTCCGCTAA
- a CDS encoding flagellar biosynthesis protein FlgN, with amino-acid sequence MFRKQEKDLIAEIDALMDDERAILKAGELHRLPDLLERKETLFEQLKDHEGASDEELLALRNKSEDNQPLLEAAMNGIRTVMDRMKDLARVKNTLETYTNQGQRYAVPMTSGSTFEKRS; translated from the coding sequence ATGTTTCGTAAACAAGAGAAAGACCTGATCGCTGAGATCGACGCCCTGATGGACGACGAGCGCGCTATTCTGAAAGCGGGTGAATTGCATCGTCTACCTGATCTTCTGGAGCGCAAAGAAACCCTCTTTGAACAACTCAAGGATCATGAAGGCGCCTCCGACGAGGAGCTTTTGGCATTGCGCAACAAATCCGAAGACAACCAGCCACTGCTGGAAGCGGCAATGAACGGTATCCGCACCGTAATGGACCGTATGAAGGATCTCGCGCGCGTAAAGAACACTCTTGAGACCTACACAAACCAGGGCCAGCGCTACGCTGTTCCTATGACTTCGGGCAGCACTTTCGAGAAACGCTCCTGA
- a CDS encoding rod-binding protein produces the protein MFTPINPDVPAQNLNAKGPSPQTVDEKLQEAAKELEVTFLAEMLESAGLGKTNESFGGGAGEDQFSSFLRMEQARAMVDAGGIGLAEAFFNALKERQDVS, from the coding sequence ATGTTTACCCCGATCAACCCTGATGTTCCGGCCCAGAACCTGAACGCCAAAGGGCCTTCGCCACAGACTGTGGATGAAAAATTGCAAGAGGCTGCCAAGGAGCTTGAGGTCACCTTTCTGGCCGAAATGCTCGAGTCCGCTGGCCTCGGCAAAACCAACGAATCATTCGGCGGTGGTGCCGGCGAAGATCAGTTTTCCAGCTTCCTGCGCATGGAACAGGCGCGTGCCATGGTTGATGCCGGCGGCATTGGCCTTGCGGAAGCGTTCTTTAATGCTCTGAAGGAGAGACAGGATGTTTCGTAA
- a CDS encoding flagellar hook-length control protein FliK, which yields MLKLPFMTTSAPASDATKAKSTQNSQSSERKDKGSDFSDVYDQSKRDDGSQPVEPVQKRDDQAQPAKTDSTEKTQPANPADGEAETKVASKNKDELGSVLSEKIAAKTDEKAAGPMAKTPAEEASAFAKTIRSLEKTGAQPEGPTKIEQTPGAVDIKSRTANTDGAKAAKMNSSTVSGLAVETADELDPMRVQVRATGSAGSAAVQANLQANAQATPQAGAAQAAQALADAQSAKQAQTGEVDAKSNPKVKTAPTEEATAVQPREQTSAATATTLSWRPQSTEQAQQQTQANAGATGLSVGSEGDSTQSLDGLIGAREDSVARQTNAGTDIQQQTRFSQTNHNPAQVVKQVADAVKASDKGIIELTMDPPELGRLRVAMTEAAGVMNVTITTEQSTTSELMRKHIELLRKDFMEMGYEDVTFSFEQGDFNGQQSSEQPQWAGESGSAGAAHDADSANADLATSTPQTPQPTPTDGSGGLDIRL from the coding sequence ATGTTGAAACTGCCCTTTATGACGACCAGCGCGCCCGCATCGGACGCAACCAAGGCCAAATCGACTCAGAATTCCCAGTCGTCCGAACGTAAGGACAAAGGCTCGGACTTTTCTGATGTCTACGACCAATCCAAGCGAGACGACGGATCGCAACCTGTTGAACCTGTTCAGAAAAGAGACGACCAGGCGCAACCGGCGAAGACCGATTCGACCGAAAAAACGCAGCCGGCAAATCCGGCGGATGGTGAGGCTGAAACCAAGGTTGCGTCCAAGAATAAAGACGAACTTGGCAGTGTTCTGAGCGAGAAAATCGCTGCAAAAACCGACGAAAAAGCGGCCGGACCAATGGCAAAAACGCCGGCTGAAGAGGCTTCCGCCTTTGCCAAAACGATTCGTTCTCTGGAAAAAACCGGGGCTCAGCCCGAGGGCCCGACCAAAATTGAACAAACTCCCGGAGCCGTCGACATAAAATCGCGCACCGCCAACACTGATGGCGCCAAGGCCGCGAAAATGAACTCGTCCACCGTGTCCGGTCTGGCTGTTGAAACCGCAGACGAGCTTGATCCGATGCGTGTTCAGGTACGCGCAACCGGCAGCGCAGGCAGCGCCGCCGTGCAGGCGAACCTGCAAGCCAACGCGCAGGCGACTCCGCAAGCCGGTGCGGCGCAGGCGGCTCAAGCACTGGCTGATGCCCAGTCGGCCAAGCAGGCACAGACTGGCGAAGTCGATGCGAAGTCGAACCCGAAGGTCAAGACGGCACCAACGGAAGAAGCGACGGCGGTGCAGCCACGTGAGCAAACTTCCGCGGCGACTGCCACCACCTTGTCCTGGCGTCCACAGTCCACGGAACAGGCCCAACAGCAGACTCAGGCGAACGCCGGTGCGACCGGTTTGTCTGTGGGATCTGAGGGCGATTCGACCCAATCACTGGACGGTTTGATCGGCGCGCGTGAAGACAGCGTTGCCCGCCAGACCAATGCAGGCACCGATATTCAGCAGCAAACCCGTTTCAGCCAGACCAACCACAACCCGGCACAGGTTGTGAAACAGGTGGCTGATGCCGTGAAAGCCTCTGACAAGGGCATCATTGAGCTGACCATGGACCCGCCGGAACTCGGCCGCCTTCGCGTGGCAATGACCGAGGCCGCAGGCGTCATGAACGTCACCATCACCACAGAACAATCCACCACGTCCGAATTGATGCGCAAACACATCGAACTGTTGCGCAAGGACTTCATGGAAATGGGCTACGAAGACGTAACCTTCTCTTTTGAGCAGGGCGACTTCAACGGGCAGCAAAGCTCTGAACAGCCCCAATGGGCCGGAGAATCCGGCAGCGCAGGCGCAGCACATGACGCTGATTCGGCAAATGCCGACCTTGCAACCAGCACCCCACAGACACCCCAACCCACGCCCACGGACGGTTCCGGCGGGCTGGATATCAGACTCTAG
- a CDS encoding flagellar hook capping FlgD N-terminal domain-containing protein: protein MDFMTTQSTSPSVQSNSMGANTSSSQTSPAINSDFETFLKMLTTQMQNQDPLEPTDSTEFTAQLAQFSAVEQQVLTNETLATVSAQLASLSSTSMAGWIGMEARVAGLAHFDGATPVELYPMANEAADDAYLIVKDENGDEVDRVKIDPSAETVTWDGLDENGQPFPEGNYVFQTQSMAEGKELDTVLAETYTRINEAQASTGGMVLIGEGGAKYLSVDIVGLREPAKVES from the coding sequence ATGGATTTCATGACCACCCAATCGACGAGCCCGTCGGTACAGTCCAACTCGATGGGCGCGAACACATCTTCGTCCCAGACCAGTCCGGCGATTAACTCGGATTTTGAGACCTTTCTCAAAATGCTGACCACACAAATGCAGAACCAGGACCCGCTCGAGCCGACCGATTCGACAGAATTCACTGCACAACTTGCGCAATTCTCCGCTGTGGAACAGCAGGTTCTGACCAACGAAACCCTCGCCACGGTAAGCGCACAGCTTGCATCGCTAAGCTCTACCAGCATGGCGGGCTGGATTGGTATGGAGGCTCGCGTGGCGGGTCTGGCGCACTTTGACGGTGCAACTCCTGTCGAGCTTTATCCGATGGCCAACGAGGCTGCAGATGACGCCTACCTGATCGTCAAAGACGAAAACGGTGATGAAGTCGATCGGGTGAAGATCGATCCGTCGGCAGAAACCGTAACTTGGGATGGTCTTGACGAGAACGGCCAGCCATTCCCCGAGGGCAACTACGTGTTCCAGACGCAGAGTATGGCTGAAGGCAAAGAGCTCGACACTGTACTTGCCGAAACCTACACCCGCATCAACGAAGCTCAGGCAAGCACCGGCGGAATGGTCCTTATCGGTGAAGGCGGAGCCAAATACCTTTCCGTTGATATTGTCGGTCTGCGTGAACCGGCCAAGGTCGAGTCTTGA